Proteins from a genomic interval of Danio rerio strain Tuebingen ecotype United States chromosome 4, GRCz12tu, whole genome shotgun sequence:
- the LOC137490931 gene encoding uncharacterized protein, with protein sequence MAFIKEESEDVKIKETFTVKQEDLQEQTDLIEEYEGSKEEEHHVKIEGKTHLQTDDILKRTDKNRFTCTQCGKSFARKGDLKIHMRIHTGEKPFTCTQCGKSFSQKSNFNVHMRIHTGEKPFTCTQCGKSFNHLSHLNQHMMIHTRKKPFKCTQCGKSFNRSSDLHQHMRIHTGEKPFTCTQCEKSFNCSSNLHTHMRIHTGEKPFTCTQCGKSFNFSSNLHRHMRIHTGEKPFTCTQCWKSFNFSSNFHRHMRIHTGEKPFTCNQCGKSFNCPSHLNQHMIIHTRKKPFKCTQCGKSFNRSSDLYKHMIIHTGEKPFTCTQCGKSFNFSSNLHRHMRIHTGEKPFTCTQCGKSFIQSSSLNQHIMSHTGEKSFMSYHLV encoded by the coding sequence acctaattgaagagtatgaggggagtaaagaggaggaacatcatgtcaaaattgagggaaaaactcatttacagactgatgatattttgaaaaggaCAGACAAGAATcgattcacctgcactcagtgtggtaaaagttttgcAAGAAAAGGCGATCTTAAAattcacatgaggattcacactggagaaaaaccattcacatgcactcagtgtgggaagagtttcagccaaaaaTCAAACTTTAAtgtacacatgaggatccacactggagaaaaaccattcacatgcactcagtgtggaaagagtttcaaccATTTATCACatcttaatcaacacatgatgatccacactagaaagaaaccattcaaatgcactcaatgtgggaaaagttttaaccGCTCATCAGACCTTCATCAacatatgaggattcacactggagagaaaccattcacatgcactcagtgtgagaagagttttaactgctcatcgaACCTTCATAcacacatgagaatccacactggagagaaaccattcacatgcactcagtgtggaaagagttttaactTTTCATCAAACCTTCATCgacacatgagaatccacactggagagaaaccattcacatgcactcagtgttggAAGAGTTTTAACTTTTCATCAAACTTtcatcgacacatgaggatccacactggagagaaaccattcacatgcaaccagtgtgggaagagttttaactgcccatcacaccttaatcaacacatgataaTCCACACTAgaaagaaaccattcaaatgcactcaatgtggaaaaagttttaaccgctcatcagacctttataaacacatgataatccacactggagagaaaccatttacatgcactcagtgtgggaagagttttaacttttCATCAAACCTtcatcgacacatgaggatccacactggagagaaaccattcacatgcactcagtgtgggaagagtttcatccaatcatcatctcttaatcaacacatcatgagccacactggagagaaatcaTTCATGTcttatcatcttgtttaa